The Thunnus maccoyii chromosome 15, fThuMac1.1, whole genome shotgun sequence DNA segment aaatgtaggtgagtagaaatataaagcaacataaaagTACATCATACAGTAGTGAATGTACTCAGCTATTTCCACTGGTGAGAATATAATTCATTGTTTAGACAAAAGCAAAGCATTTCCAGCTACTGGGAACAATATGTTGTCATATGGTTGATattatgtaaaatatcagaTGAATAACAGATGATCTAATTTGATCTAATTTGTAtgttgctttggacaaaagcatctgccGAATGTAAAATATAGTTAATGTTATAGTGTTATGTTATCTTTTGGTTCTTATCTGTGATTACTATCAACCACACAATCATTCAACAAGGTaatgtcatcacattttcaattttatgtTAAACTATGTTGTTTCTGTATTATCTTTCTATGCTGAACTGTGGTAGGAAATTTTAAGGTGTGCCAAacctcctctccacctctcATACCAGGAAACAAATCAGCTCTGAACCTGTCAGGTGAGATTTCTAAAGATATCATCTTCATGGTAACTGACGTTACAGAATCTCACTAATATAtccattaaattattattaatactacTTTTGGTTTtgatattgtgtattttatagCTTAAAATATTATAATGGTTGATAATACAACACAgaacaatgttttatttctcacacATAGAAAATGTAAGGTACTGTAATGAGGTCACCTGTTGCTATGCAGTATTCAGTCTCACAGGTTTTCTCCATGGAGGAACTGCATTGTTCTGGTCTCAAAACATTAACATCGTCTcaggaaacacaacaaaacagaaaacacattttgttgtgttgtgttttctggaaatgtttgttgtgtttttggtttagtgaaatgtttgaaatgtttgtgaatgtttccttaaatgtgttttgaacCTCACACATTATTACTTGGTGGAAAGAAAGAACTGGAGTAATTTCCTGAGACTTGTCGTGTCATCAGTTGCCAGGCAGAACTCAGTGCAACAGGTTTGTTCAGGGGAAAACCAACACACCAGTTTGAGCCTTTATGTGAGCAGTGTGAAGAACTTCTCTGATCCAGGAGCTGCCAAGTCTCAACAtcagtaaaatgaaaactgcacaCAACCTTTAAATGACTGAGAACTAGAAAACAAATGTGATTCTAAACTTTCTTCTATTCGTTTATCTCTGTTAAACAGCACTAAGCTTTTAGGTCTGGAACAAGATACCGGCTGGAGCATTTAGTCTCTGTGAAAATACTGAGTATTCAGgcaatattcattttactgtaactacAGTCATAAACGAGTAAACAAACActtaataaattaacaaaaagaaCCAAACTTTTGGGATTTTGGGGACTTTATTGaaatcaaattacaaaaagaatCAAACAGCAGTGCAACAGACTTTGACTTTCATCGTCATCCAACACACAAAGTGATTTTGAGCAACAAGCTGTTCAACGTCTTACATGTTTACAGAAACtcaacagagaaagaaaacccGTCCCTTTACTTAccaaaataaaattacagtatAACAATATGGAAAAGACTTattaagaaaaaacatcaattaagaaaaacaacttgattaagtagtaaaaacatcaaacacacaaattattacTAATTAATCTAAAACTTTTTACTTGAtcaattttaaaagaaattaacAAGCGAGAATATTTACACACctggaaaataatgtttattctGTATATTTGAGTGTTTGTGGTGGGCAACAAGAAAAACCTTCTAtcactgtatatttattttatatcactgtaGAGATATTTGTATATTGTGATACAGTTAATCGTTCTGCAAATTCAATAAACAGATTATAGATAAAATAATCAGACAGGAATGTGTCTAACACTAAACCtgtccattaaaataaataccagGCATATCAAGACACTTCATCCAACTGATGCAAAAATCCAATGAATGAATTGtgacatgtatgtatgtatgtgtgtgtgtgtgtgtgtgtgtgtgtgtgattttaccagGTAAACCCCACCACCAGAAATATTCAACTATGGACATTGTGGATTTGTTTCACATAAACACCAAAACCTCAAAAATATATTGTGTATGTAAGTGTAGTGTGTAAATAATGCTTTTGAGACCAAAATGccttttaaatttgttttctttacagtAATCCAATTTTACTAATCACCAACTAAAAGATTAACCAGATAACCACTATAATTCTACATTTATAACATGAATGATTAATAACCAATTTATTGACAGTTTACAGATGACAGGAGAATTTGGCATCTGTCTTTGCTTCAGTGCACAATTTATCCATAAAcctgaagagacagaaaaaacaaatatattaaatagcATCAACATAGTTCACATAAATCTACACAAAACCacacatatattatataattatctAAGATTGATCATACAGACCTAAAATATcaattattgattcattgaggGATTTACCTATAATAATTTAAGTAatttgtttttaccttttttatctGCATTTTCTAAAATCGTTTTCTcaaaagtttttaataaaacacttaTCTGACCCTCTGATGTGAAGGTTTCTGCTCCTTTCttaatattttaactttatttaaaacagcttcatatttgttgttaaagacCAATTTAAAGTCAAAAAAACTTCTTTGCAACTACAAAGTTTCACAGACTTTTAGTAGTAGAGGAATAAACAATCtaataacattattttacagATAGTTTAAGGTAACTTTGTTTAACAAGAGCTATAGACACTTCATTTCCCATATGAAGTAACTCACTGTGTGCAGGTTGGTGTGTTTGTCATTCAGGGTTGTGGTTTCAGTCTCTCAGATTGCTCAGAGCCGGAGTCAGAAGCTGTGAGATCAGAAACACACAGTTAGTCCACTAATCCTGCACTGAACTACAAACAAGTCACACTGCaggaaaaaagtgcaaaaagttAATCTGCACAATCTGCAAAAAACACATCTACAGCAGAGTACAAAGGGTCAGacaggtaaaataaataaataaataaataaataaaaacaagtttacTTACAGTTATTAAGGACtttggctgaaaaaaaaaagaaataatttcaGTTCTCACAAATTCCATAAATcctaaaatatttttaacaccTTCTTCCAAATGAATATGATCGCTTGTTCTAGTCACTCAAACTGATCCTCTGATACTCATTTTCCTATAACTTGTCTTACATCATcatattattgtcattgtagGATTCAAAACCAGGTACAGAGTGTAAACCTTTAAAGGTTGACATGTGTTTCTTATCTTAACACACAGTTGACACAGACTCCTGTACTgtttaaaacacaacagtgcAGATTCACTCTCAGCCTGAGAGCAACTAACTACCTTAAAGTGGTGCCATGAAGTCACCAGTCAGTTTTTAAGGAACATGAATGTATCTCTGAGTGTATTACCAGTAACACATACATTGAGATATAATCATATTTTCTAAGAGTAAACTTGTATTAAACATAATATTTGAAGAAAAGAAGCAGATATGATACAGTGTGATTTACATCACTTCATGTTGTTTTAGAACAGATTTCAGTGAACTATGAATTGAAGTTTGCTTCACTTTTGTAATCAGGTTAAAAACATCAACTCAAAGTCTAAAATCAAAGTACTGAAACAGACAAATGAGGAAATCTTTCTGTTTGGGTCTCTCACCTTCGCcgtctttcttcttcttgtaaaCCATGAATCCAACAACAGCGATGACGACGAGAGCAACAACAACCACGGCAACAACGATGATGATGGTCATGTCAGTCTCTGTggagcaaaacacaacaaaaaatagTCACAACCTGAACAAATGAAGCAGGTTAGAAGGAAAGAACATCAGAGCAGACAACAATCATGTATATCAAGTGACAATTTAAGCTCTTTATAGACAATATACATGCGTccaattgttgttgttgatttgtattttatattccCACTTTTCTGCACACAATAACTGCATTTATGCTTGTTATCCATGTTTAGCTTTGCTCGTTTATCTTTGACATTGTGTGTCAGCATGATAAAAGATACTGACAACTTTAGtcaaattacataaatatattcatccagttattaaataatttaatctaCTGATCTTCTAAAACTGAGCAGTAGTTCAGTTAATACAGATGCTGTAATCTCTAAACTGTGGTTACATGTGGtctgaaaaatgatttaaaaaaaattaaattaaaaatgtggttaaaaacaaacacacatacagctaatatcaaaatatagaattaaaataaaatattcagatcaaattttaagttttgtatgtttcatTAGTGAAATTGTTCTGTATTCATTAACAGTGAACAGACAACATAAATGTGTGGTGGTCAACAATAATTTctttaaagtatttaaaaactATGActttaaattaagaaaatacattttaaatttttagtgATTGGTAGATTCCTTTCAGGGTCACATGATCATCCTGAGATGAGTCACATCTATTGGTTTAAAACTGATCTCAGCCGTAACTTTTTCATGAAAAACTGgatgaaagaaacaaattaaaCCACAATAAGGAAACAAagcacatataaaaatacattgttacattaaatgtgtgtttcttcatcttcatcacttcTGATTCCAGTCTTACTTTCATTGCTTCTGATCACAGCTTTGTCCAGTTTGGTGACGATGTCGTTCACACCagagagctgaaacacacattcgTACTTCCCCCAGTCTTCAGGTTTGACTGATGAAAGGTCCAGGACAGCACTCATCTGGAAGGATCCATCGTTGTTGGGGAGGATCTCTCCACGTCCCTCAtgaagctcctctccatctttcctccagaacatcATGGCTCTGTGAGTGTAGAAACCTGTAGcgtggcagctgactggagaggagggagtcttctggaggagagagagtgagggacgCTCTGGAGTGTGAAGACAAAGACAGTTTAtagtttctttattattatttaacttatattaatattatcattCGTGTTTGGTGTAATGTATTTAgtaacacaaatatacagtatatatgacaTGCAAATAAACCTCATTGAAGTGTGAttgagaaaaggagggagggacagagaagaaagacagatggagagaggaagaggagaaaaagagtggtgataaatgtgtgagagagagacagagagaaaatggggTAAAGgtggagggaggcagagagatgaagagaggtgagagagaaaatgaaagagaaatgtgtgtaaacTGAGACACAGTGGCTCTCTGTATGTTGGTTCATATTTATTctaatgttactgtaagttAGAAACAGAGGAGGCTTATTAACATTGTTGTGTCCATGAAACTACATCAGGTCATGTGATTCTACCTGTTCTCAGCAGAGAGATCTTCCCGTAGTTCACATACTTCTTCAGCCAGTCAATACAAATCTGGGTGAGGTAGTTCTTTCTCTGTGCGTTAATAGCTTTGTTACTATCCAACTTGTGTTTGGTGATGACAGCTTGTGGGTTTGGAGCGATCCATGTCTCTGTCTTCAAGTCAAATGTAATGAAGTCTTCTCCATCATAACCAAACTGAGAAAAACCATTAACCACCTTATCAGTCTCATCGTCCCATTCACAGCCGTACATCAGCTGGTAAATAtggacacctgagagagagacagagacacagactgcAGTAAACCAGAGTGAGATCTCAGCACAGTCAGCTATCATCAGTTGATATCACATCTtcaccacagagacacactgatccacAGACACCAAAACAGAAGATCTACACCTtctgctgttattggctggatGGAAACCACTCACAGCCAATCATCTTCTGGACAGTGTGGACgactcagagagagacagagaggcagagactgCTGGGAAACAGAgtccatttcctgtctttacATTTTTCACTGCCTCCACTGAGACCAACACACACTTTATCTACACTGTTGAAGGTGGTGTGACTTCATGTGAgctgcaggaaaacaaacacacaaacaaacaaacacacacacacacacacacacacacacacacacacacacatgcacacacacacacactgaggtggagtcctgactaacacacacagattaaaccTGATCCTGGACTGAACATTACATCCACTGAAACCCTGCAGCCAGTGGATCAGTCCAACAACATCCTCTTCCTGTGAGAAACTACAGACTAGactgtaaagaagaagaagaagacaccaGCAGGACCATTATAGAGACTGGGAGGCAGTCTGTGTGTCCTGATTGGTCCATCCATCAGTCAATCATTTCATACAACCAACAGCTGTTTCCACCTGCAGATGTTGGCTTGATACTGCCTGCTGGGATGAACCAACACACTGTGTTCACTACAGTAGAGTTAATCTGATCTAATCTGTACTTCTACCAtttatttagagctgcaactaattattaatCGATTCAGCTATTGATTACTTTTATGATAAATCAATTAAACATTTACTttacagaaaatagtgaaaagtgcCAACAAGTTCCCAGAGCCTGAAGTGAAATCTTCggattgattgttttgtttgatcaacactgaacataatttaatttttaatgatataaaacagataaaagcatcaaatgctcatatttgagaaactggaaccagcaaatgtttgacatttttatcttgataaaagactttaaatgattatctgattatcaaaattaattttctgttaatctactaatcaattaaatctatttaatctaattaatt contains these protein-coding regions:
- the LOC121913639 gene encoding H-2 class I histocompatibility antigen, Q9 alpha chain-like, which gives rise to MKMLVFLALLGLHSAAAVTHSLKYFYTGSSQVPNFPEFVFVGMVDEVEMIYCDSNTNKAEPKQDWMNKATDQQYWERETGNCLGYQPSFKGNIEIVKQRFNQTGGVHIYQLMYGCEWDDETDKVVNGFSQFGYDGEDFITFDLKTETWIAPNPQAVITKHKLDSNKAINAQRKNYLTQICIDWLKKYVNYGKISLLRTERPSLSLLQKTPSSPVSCHATGFYTHRAMMFWRKDGEELHEGRGEILPNNDGSFQMSAVLDLSSVKPEDWGKYECVFQLSGVNDIVTKLDKAVIRSNEKTDMTIIIVVAVVVVALVVIAVVGFMVYKKKKDGEAKVLNNSSDSGSEQSERLKPQP